The following proteins come from a genomic window of Enterobacter chengduensis:
- the fusA gene encoding elongation factor G: MPRPIPLERYRNIGISAHIDAGKTTTTERILFYTGMSHKLGEVHDGAATTDWMAQEQERGITITSAAVSCFWPGMDRGFEPHRINIIDTPGHVDFTIEVERSMRVLDGAVMVYDSVGGVQPQSETVWRQANKYHVPRLAFVNKMDRPGADFFRVVRMMQERLKANPVPIVIPVGAEEHFTGVVDLIKMRTILWDDATQGMVFTYAPVPDDLVSTAREWREKMVSAAAEASDELMDKYLETGDLTEADIIKGLRIRTISGEIQPMLCGSAFKNKGVQRMLDAVIELMPSPLDVPAIDGVDEKGQHAERHPSDDEPFSALAFKLMSDPYVGQLTFIRVYSGVLRKGDAVYNPVKGKKERIGRIVLMHANDRHEVDELRAGDIAACVGLKDVTTGDTLTDPNAVITLERMEFPDPVISLAIEPKTKGDQEKMGIALQRLAAEDPSFRLHTDEESGQTIISGMGELHLEIIVDRMKREFGVEANIGRPQVTYRETLRKAVKDIEGKFVRQSGGKGQYGHVVLSLEPQEPGSGFTFEDATKGGVVPREYIPSVEKGLREAMNSGVLAGYPVVDVKATLTFGSYHDVDSSEMAFRMAAILGFKEGARRADPAILEPIMHVEVETPEEYAGNIMGDLSSRRGMVQGMEEQYGSQIIRADVPLAEMFGYATTLRSMSQGRATYTMEFHHFAEAPRNVADEIISRRAKS; the protein is encoded by the coding sequence ATGCCCCGACCCATCCCTCTCGAACGTTATCGCAACATCGGTATCTCCGCGCATATCGATGCCGGTAAAACCACCACCACCGAGCGCATCCTGTTTTATACCGGGATGAGCCACAAGCTGGGTGAAGTACACGATGGCGCGGCAACCACTGACTGGATGGCGCAGGAGCAAGAGCGCGGGATCACGATTACCTCCGCGGCGGTGAGCTGCTTCTGGCCAGGTATGGACAGAGGGTTCGAACCGCATCGGATCAACATCATCGACACCCCGGGGCACGTTGACTTCACCATTGAGGTTGAACGTTCCATGCGCGTTCTCGACGGTGCCGTGATGGTATATGACTCCGTGGGCGGCGTGCAGCCGCAGTCGGAGACCGTCTGGCGTCAGGCCAATAAATACCACGTTCCGCGGCTGGCCTTCGTCAACAAAATGGACCGTCCGGGGGCCGATTTCTTCCGCGTGGTGCGGATGATGCAGGAGCGCCTGAAGGCCAATCCGGTGCCGATTGTTATCCCGGTTGGTGCAGAGGAGCACTTCACCGGCGTGGTGGATCTCATCAAGATGCGCACCATTTTGTGGGACGATGCGACTCAGGGCATGGTGTTTACCTATGCGCCCGTGCCGGATGATCTCGTCAGTACCGCCCGGGAATGGCGGGAAAAAATGGTCTCTGCCGCGGCGGAAGCCAGCGACGAGCTGATGGATAAGTACCTCGAAACGGGCGACCTGACGGAAGCGGACATTATTAAAGGCCTGCGTATCCGCACCATCTCGGGCGAAATCCAGCCGATGCTGTGCGGCAGCGCGTTCAAAAACAAGGGCGTGCAGCGGATGCTGGATGCGGTGATTGAGCTGATGCCGTCGCCGCTGGACGTGCCGGCCATTGACGGTGTGGATGAAAAAGGGCAGCACGCGGAGCGTCATCCGAGCGACGATGAGCCGTTCTCCGCCCTGGCGTTCAAGCTGATGAGCGACCCGTACGTCGGGCAGCTGACCTTTATCCGCGTCTACTCCGGCGTGCTGCGCAAAGGCGACGCGGTGTATAACCCGGTGAAAGGCAAAAAAGAGCGTATCGGGCGTATCGTGCTGATGCATGCCAACGATCGTCACGAGGTGGATGAACTGCGTGCGGGCGATATCGCGGCCTGCGTGGGGCTGAAAGACGTGACCACCGGTGACACGCTCACCGATCCGAACGCGGTGATTACGCTTGAACGAATGGAGTTCCCGGACCCGGTGATCTCGCTGGCAATCGAGCCGAAAACCAAAGGCGATCAGGAGAAAATGGGCATCGCGCTACAGCGCCTGGCGGCGGAAGATCCGTCGTTCCGCCTGCATACTGACGAAGAGTCCGGTCAGACCATTATTTCCGGGATGGGTGAGCTGCATCTGGAGATTATCGTCGACCGCATGAAGCGTGAGTTTGGCGTGGAGGCAAATATCGGTCGTCCGCAGGTGACCTACCGAGAAACCCTGCGTAAGGCGGTGAAGGATATCGAAGGCAAATTTGTCCGTCAGTCCGGCGGCAAAGGCCAGTACGGCCATGTGGTGCTGAGCCTTGAGCCGCAGGAGCCCGGAAGTGGCTTTACATTTGAAGATGCCACCAAGGGCGGCGTGGTGCCGCGCGAGTATATCCCGTCCGTTGAGAAAGGGCTGCGGGAGGCGATGAACAGCGGGGTGCTGGCGGGTTATCCGGTGGTCGACGTCAAGGCGACGCTGACGTTTGGTTCTTACCACGACGTCGACTCCTCGGAGATGGCGTTCCGCATGGCGGCCATTCTCGGCTTTAAAGAGGGCGCCCGCAGAGCGGATCCGGCGATCCTTGAGCCGATCATGCACGTGGAGGTGGAAACACCGGAAGAGTACGCAGGGAACATCATGGGCGATCTCTCTTCTCGTCGCGGCATGGTGCAGGGCATGGAAGAGCAGTACGGCAGCCAGATTATCCGCGCTGACGTGCCGCTGGCCGAGATGTTTGGCTACGCCACAACGCTGCGCTCGATGTCCCAGGGACGCGCGACGTATACGATGGAGTTCCACCATTTTGCGGAAGCCCCGCGGAATGTTGCGGATGAGATTATTTCGCGGCGCGCGAAGAGTTGA
- a CDS encoding ArsR/SmtB family transcription factor — MIPNHPETEQILLENVLFALGNPLRLSIVRRLADGSELSCNALRPEDVVKSTMTHHWRVLRDSGVIWQRPQGRENMISLRREDLDARFPGLMAILLQVK, encoded by the coding sequence ATGATCCCAAACCACCCTGAAACTGAACAAATACTGCTGGAAAATGTGCTGTTTGCCCTCGGCAACCCGCTCCGGCTGTCGATCGTTCGACGGCTGGCCGATGGCAGCGAACTCAGCTGCAACGCGCTGCGCCCGGAAGATGTGGTGAAGTCCACGATGACCCATCACTGGCGCGTACTGCGCGACAGCGGCGTGATCTGGCAGCGTCCACAGGGACGAGAAAACATGATTTCATTGCGAAGAGAGGATCTGGATGCCCGCTTTCCGGGGCTGATGGCAATCCTGCTTCAGGTTAAGTAA
- a CDS encoding helix-turn-helix domain-containing protein, translating to MTARVDYQIEKYLLTEAAEPARLTRQWAEVMEECREQQSGAEERLRLALLNVDYVTSFELPFRLLLTRAPQLIDVVRKELPLGQKNVLFNGKRFGCVYSLKQDLAGIPDEFTYQLKTRIQRSDATGCNELPYRQIAQQVKAPKERLKLALESGLSVTALDGLFWFGIQRIAADVQRLRKTGMRIVTSNTEVFDTLTKTTRQIPVYRLEGMDIT from the coding sequence ATGACCGCGAGAGTTGATTATCAGATTGAAAAATACCTCCTTACCGAAGCCGCCGAACCGGCGCGCCTGACGCGCCAGTGGGCAGAGGTGATGGAGGAGTGTCGTGAGCAACAATCCGGCGCAGAGGAGCGGCTGCGTCTCGCGTTGCTTAATGTGGATTATGTCACCAGCTTCGAGCTGCCCTTCAGGCTGCTCCTCACCCGTGCGCCGCAGCTGATTGACGTTGTCAGGAAAGAGCTGCCGCTCGGCCAGAAAAACGTTCTGTTTAACGGCAAGCGCTTTGGCTGCGTCTATAGCCTTAAACAGGATCTGGCCGGAATACCTGACGAGTTTACCTACCAGCTGAAAACGCGTATCCAGCGCAGTGACGCAACGGGATGTAATGAACTCCCTTACAGGCAAATTGCCCAGCAGGTAAAAGCGCCAAAGGAACGCCTCAAGCTGGCTCTGGAAAGCGGGCTGTCCGTGACGGCACTCGACGGGCTTTTCTGGTTTGGCATTCAGCGCATCGCGGCGGATGTGCAAAGGCTACGTAAAACAGGGATGCGGATTGTGACCTCCAACACCGAGGTGTTCGATACGCTGACCAAAACAACCCGGCAAATCCCTGTCTATCGTCTGGAAGGAATGGACATTACTTAA
- a CDS encoding Kdo(2)-lipid IV(A) acyltransferase, whose product MTKLPRFSPAFLHPRYWLSWVGIAALWLIMLLPYPLLFRIGHGLGRLAMRLLPRRVAIARRNLELCFPEMDANEREALLQRNFESVGMGVIETGMAWFWPAWRVRKCFTVTGYEHMEKARAKGNGVVLVGMHFLTLELGARIFGMLNPGIGVYRPNNNALLDWLQTRGRLRSNKTMLDRHDLKGMIRALKQNEILWYAPDHDYGKTNSVFVPFFAVPNAATTAGSYMLVKSAKPAVIPFVPRRRADGTGYELIILEDISEALQGGDKETVATQMNRAIEQAIRMAPEQYMWLHRRFKTRPEGVPDRYARPKQTATRDDILSASDFSDRSGIQH is encoded by the coding sequence ATGACAAAATTACCCCGTTTTTCACCCGCCTTTCTTCACCCGCGTTACTGGCTCAGCTGGGTCGGCATTGCCGCGCTGTGGCTGATTATGCTCCTGCCATATCCGCTGCTGTTCCGAATCGGCCACGGGCTTGGACGGCTGGCGATGCGCCTGCTTCCCCGCCGCGTCGCGATTGCCCGCCGCAACCTCGAGCTATGCTTTCCCGAGATGGATGCCAACGAGCGTGAGGCGTTGCTGCAGCGTAATTTTGAATCGGTAGGAATGGGGGTGATCGAAACCGGAATGGCATGGTTCTGGCCTGCATGGCGGGTGCGGAAATGCTTTACCGTGACGGGTTATGAGCACATGGAAAAGGCGCGGGCGAAAGGCAATGGCGTGGTGCTCGTGGGTATGCACTTTCTCACCCTTGAGCTGGGCGCGCGGATCTTTGGCATGCTGAACCCCGGCATTGGGGTGTATCGCCCTAACAATAACGCGCTGTTGGACTGGCTGCAGACGCGCGGGCGCCTGCGCTCCAATAAAACCATGCTCGATCGTCATGATTTAAAGGGCATGATCCGCGCGCTGAAGCAGAATGAGATTCTGTGGTACGCCCCGGACCATGACTACGGCAAAACCAATAGCGTCTTTGTGCCGTTTTTTGCGGTGCCAAATGCGGCCACGACCGCGGGAAGCTATATGCTGGTCAAAAGCGCTAAGCCTGCCGTGATCCCCTTTGTGCCGCGCCGCAGGGCGGACGGCACCGGTTACGAGCTGATTATTCTGGAGGATATCAGCGAGGCGCTGCAGGGAGGAGATAAAGAAACCGTTGCGACGCAGATGAACAGGGCGATTGAGCAAGCGATACGGATGGCGCCAGAACAGTATATGTGGCTGCACCGGCGCTTCAAAACGCGTCCTGAAGGCGTACCTGACCGATATGCCCGTCCGAAACAGACGGCAACACGGGATGACATTCTTTCCGCCAGCGATTTTTCTGACCGCTCAGGCATACAGCACTAA
- the pptA gene encoding tautomerase PptA → MPHVDIKCFPRDLNDEQKTALAADIAGVIIRHLNSKDSSISVALNQVDPEEWKAQVWDTEIGPKLEELIKKPGYSM, encoded by the coding sequence ATGCCACACGTCGATATTAAATGTTTTCCCCGTGATTTGAACGATGAACAAAAAACGGCCCTGGCGGCGGATATTGCCGGGGTCATTATTCGTCATCTCAACAGTAAAGACAGCTCAATATCCGTTGCGCTGAATCAGGTGGATCCTGAGGAGTGGAAAGCCCAGGTCTGGGACACCGAAATAGGACCGAAGCTGGAAGAGTTAATTAAAAAACCAGGCTATTCAATGTAA
- a CDS encoding glutathione S-transferase family protein, giving the protein MIKLYGVPGWGSAIGEVMLVLADIPYQFINVDGFDQPGPQRELLQKLNPLRQVPTLELENGAIMTETAAIALMVLDRCPDLAPPVGQAERQQFQRLLIWFVANVYPTFTYADYPERWVPDAPDQLQKNCIEYRKSLYLWFDSQLRAAPFALGERLTLLDVYIAVARTWGPRHDWFATNTPRFTAVADTVCQLPELHKVLKANAII; this is encoded by the coding sequence ATGATTAAACTCTATGGCGTACCCGGCTGGGGCTCGGCGATCGGTGAAGTGATGCTAGTCCTGGCCGATATCCCTTATCAATTCATCAACGTGGACGGGTTTGACCAGCCCGGTCCGCAGCGTGAGCTGCTGCAAAAGCTTAACCCGCTGCGTCAGGTCCCCACGCTGGAGCTGGAAAATGGCGCCATCATGACCGAAACGGCGGCCATTGCCCTGATGGTGCTCGACAGATGTCCCGATCTCGCCCCGCCGGTGGGGCAGGCTGAACGCCAGCAGTTTCAGCGTTTGCTGATCTGGTTTGTAGCCAACGTCTATCCCACGTTTACCTATGCGGACTATCCCGAACGCTGGGTGCCGGATGCGCCGGACCAGCTGCAGAAAAACTGCATCGAATACCGAAAATCGCTCTATCTATGGTTCGACAGTCAGCTCAGGGCAGCCCCGTTTGCGCTGGGAGAACGGCTGACGCTGCTGGATGTGTATATTGCGGTGGCGCGCACCTGGGGGCCGCGCCATGACTGGTTTGCGACAAATACGCCGAGGTTTACGGCTGTTGCGGACACCGTCTGTCAGCTGCCGGAACTGCACAAGGTGTTAAAGGCCAACGCTATTATCTGA
- a CDS encoding transporter substrate-binding domain-containing protein, with translation MKYGLLAGLLFTTAGHASIDLKANEQPLPVTVDRQAVAKIPAGYKFVEPGTLTVAISMLNSPPLALLASDNRTRIGSDPDIARLLAGSLGLKLKLVPTAWEDWPLGIASGRYDVALVNIAVTEQRKEKFDFAAYRVDSLAFSVKSTSEIQSIKSAEDLAGKKVIVGSGTNQERILLGWNEENKKAGRAPALPVYLHDDASGNLYIQSGRADVFFGPQSVSAYKAALTGTTRVVGLGPKKAWVATTTKKGNELVYALQAALNGAIARGEYQKVLARWGEQEEGVEQSVVNPPGITY, from the coding sequence ATGAAATACGGACTTCTGGCGGGGCTGCTTTTTACGACCGCGGGCCACGCCAGCATCGATCTGAAAGCCAACGAGCAGCCGCTGCCGGTGACGGTGGATCGCCAGGCCGTGGCGAAGATCCCCGCCGGTTACAAATTTGTTGAGCCGGGAACGCTGACGGTCGCCATCTCGATGCTCAACTCCCCGCCGCTGGCGCTGCTGGCCAGCGATAACCGCACGCGGATTGGCAGCGACCCGGATATCGCCCGCCTGCTGGCGGGCAGCCTGGGGCTGAAGCTCAAGCTGGTGCCGACGGCGTGGGAAGACTGGCCGCTGGGGATCGCTTCCGGGCGCTACGACGTAGCGCTGGTGAACATTGCGGTGACCGAACAGCGGAAAGAGAAATTTGATTTTGCGGCCTACCGCGTCGATTCGCTGGCGTTTTCGGTGAAATCCACCAGCGAGATCCAGTCAATCAAAAGCGCGGAAGATCTGGCCGGGAAAAAGGTGATCGTCGGCTCGGGGACCAATCAGGAGCGCATCCTGCTGGGCTGGAACGAAGAGAATAAAAAGGCGGGGCGGGCGCCAGCGCTGCCCGTCTATCTTCACGACGATGCCTCGGGCAATCTCTATATCCAGTCCGGCAGGGCTGACGTGTTCTTTGGCCCTCAGTCGGTTTCAGCCTACAAGGCGGCGCTCACCGGCACGACCCGCGTGGTCGGATTAGGGCCGAAAAAAGCCTGGGTCGCAACCACCACCAAAAAAGGCAATGAGCTGGTCTACGCGCTGCAGGCCGCGCTGAACGGTGCGATTGCGCGGGGAGAGTACCAGAAGGTGCTGGCGCGCTGGGGTGAACAGGAGGAAGGGGTGGAACAGTCGGTGGTCAACCCGCCTGGAATAACCTACTGA
- a CDS encoding amino acid ABC transporter ATP-binding protein, with protein MQASPEGHISITGVSKYFGRHKALDNVSLEIPPGSVTVILGPSGSGKSTLLRTINHLERVDEGFIQIDGDYIGYRRQGDRLYELKEKEILKQRVNVGYVFQNFNLFPHLTVLENLIEAPVAHKKLSKKEAVERAYSLLDVVGLRDKADAWSRHLSGGQQQRIAIARALALRPRVMLFDEPTSALDPELVGEVLDVIKKLARSGTTLVVVTHEIGFAREVADQVVFMVDGKIVEQGSSDAVLNRPSHARTRQFLSKVL; from the coding sequence ATGCAAGCCTCTCCTGAAGGACACATCTCAATAACCGGCGTCAGCAAGTACTTTGGCCGACACAAGGCGCTCGACAACGTTTCGCTTGAGATCCCGCCGGGATCCGTGACGGTGATCCTCGGCCCGTCCGGGTCGGGCAAATCGACGCTTCTGCGCACCATCAACCATCTGGAGCGCGTGGACGAAGGCTTTATTCAGATCGACGGAGACTACATTGGCTACCGTCGTCAGGGCGACAGGCTCTACGAGCTGAAGGAGAAAGAGATCCTCAAGCAGCGCGTCAACGTGGGCTATGTGTTTCAGAACTTCAATCTCTTTCCGCACCTCACGGTGCTGGAAAACCTGATTGAGGCGCCCGTCGCGCATAAAAAGCTCAGCAAAAAAGAGGCGGTCGAAAGGGCGTACAGCCTGCTGGACGTGGTCGGGCTGCGGGATAAAGCCGATGCCTGGTCTCGCCATCTCTCCGGTGGGCAGCAGCAGCGCATTGCCATTGCCCGCGCGCTGGCGCTGCGCCCACGGGTGATGCTGTTTGATGAACCCACCTCGGCGCTGGATCCGGAGCTGGTGGGGGAAGTGCTGGACGTCATCAAAAAACTGGCCCGGTCGGGCACCACGCTGGTGGTGGTCACTCACGAGATCGGCTTTGCCCGGGAGGTGGCGGATCAGGTGGTGTTTATGGTCGACGGGAAAATCGTGGAGCAGGGCAGCAGCGACGCGGTGCTGAACCGTCCGTCTCATGCGCGAACGCGCCAGTTCCTGTCAAAAGTGCTGTAA
- a CDS encoding amino acid ABC transporter permease, protein MSNVETVKVVPARYPLRAVGAAVALFVLAVVIQSVAFNPRWEWAVFARWFFDPVILEGVGQTLLLTLIGTALSVVFGGMLALARLSSSWLLSSLAWAYIWLFRSLPLIVVLIILYNFSYLYDTLSLGVPFTGITWGRFETINVLGQFSTAVVGLTLVQSAYTAEIVRGGFLGVDHGQYEAAAALGLPAWRRTVRIILPQALRTILPSGFNEIISLAKGTAMVYVLAMPELFYTIQMIYNRTQEVIPLLMVGAAWYLVITTVLSAIQYGVERALARSERRSAVNQNRVARRTRSVATTPAQEPIHASLS, encoded by the coding sequence ATGAGCAACGTTGAAACCGTTAAGGTGGTCCCGGCGCGTTATCCGCTGCGGGCCGTCGGCGCCGCGGTGGCGCTGTTTGTCCTGGCTGTCGTGATTCAGTCCGTGGCCTTTAACCCGCGCTGGGAGTGGGCGGTGTTCGCCCGCTGGTTCTTTGACCCGGTGATCCTCGAAGGCGTTGGGCAGACCCTGCTGCTGACGCTGATCGGCACCGCGCTGAGCGTGGTGTTTGGCGGCATGCTGGCCCTGGCGAGACTCTCGTCATCCTGGCTGCTGAGCAGCCTGGCGTGGGCGTACATCTGGCTGTTTCGGTCGCTGCCGCTGATCGTGGTGCTGATTATCCTGTACAACTTTTCCTATCTCTACGACACCCTCTCGCTCGGCGTGCCGTTCACCGGCATCACCTGGGGCCGCTTTGAAACCATCAACGTGCTCGGGCAGTTCTCTACCGCCGTGGTGGGGCTAACCCTGGTGCAGAGCGCCTATACCGCCGAGATCGTTCGCGGTGGATTCCTCGGGGTCGATCACGGGCAGTATGAGGCCGCCGCCGCGCTCGGCCTGCCGGCCTGGCGCCGCACGGTGCGCATCATTTTACCGCAGGCGCTGCGCACCATTCTGCCTTCCGGTTTCAACGAAATCATCAGCCTCGCCAAGGGCACGGCGATGGTGTACGTCCTGGCGATGCCGGAGCTGTTCTATACCATCCAGATGATTTACAACCGCACGCAGGAGGTGATCCCGCTGCTGATGGTGGGGGCTGCCTGGTACCTGGTCATCACCACCGTCTTATCCGCTATTCAATATGGCGTTGAACGCGCGCTTGCCCGCAGCGAACGCCGCTCTGCCGTTAATCAGAACCGCGTCGCCCGTCGCACCCGCTCTGTCGCGACCACGCCAGCACAGGAGCCTATCCATGCAAGCCTCTCCTGA
- a CDS encoding GNAT family N-acetyltransferase, with protein MSERFRDVSPEDAELQPIIEGLFGEYAARYGDYFSKDAEVELTEWYLAPQGLFIVLERDGKIIATGAYKPFDERTAEIKRIWTDKSLLQQGLAGRVVQELERRAVLAGYSHIYLTTGFRQPEAVRLYLSQGYQPQFDLNRDPEEYSQPPFDGRLRFTKTLVREAFSKTA; from the coding sequence ATGAGCGAACGATTTCGTGACGTTTCCCCGGAAGACGCCGAGCTTCAGCCCATCATCGAGGGGCTGTTCGGGGAATATGCCGCCCGCTACGGGGACTACTTCTCTAAAGACGCGGAGGTTGAACTCACCGAGTGGTATTTAGCGCCGCAGGGGCTGTTTATCGTCCTAGAGCGGGACGGAAAGATTATCGCCACCGGCGCGTACAAGCCTTTCGACGAACGCACCGCGGAAATCAAACGAATCTGGACGGACAAATCCCTGCTTCAGCAGGGGCTTGCCGGACGCGTGGTGCAGGAGCTGGAGCGCAGGGCGGTGCTGGCAGGGTATAGCCACATCTACCTGACAACCGGTTTTCGCCAGCCGGAGGCGGTCAGGCTTTATCTTAGCCAGGGCTATCAGCCGCAGTTCGATCTCAATCGGGATCCGGAAGAGTACAGCCAGCCGCCGTTTGACGGTCGGCTGCGCTTCACTAAAACGCTGGTACGCGAAGCGTTCAGTAAAACCGCATGA
- a CDS encoding amidohydrolase — MSFGEQLIAWRRELHQNPELSGQEVETTARLRQWLTKAGITPQPYDLSTGLVAEIGTGDRLIALRADIDALPIEERSGVPFSSQRAGVMHACGHDIHTSVILGAALKLKEREASLNGRVRILFQPAEENFGGAKSMVRAGALRDVSAIFGMHNEPGLPVGEFATRGGPFYANVDRFVIRITGKGAHAARPHEGNDAIVLASQLVTALQSVASRNVNTLDSVVLSVTRIAGGNTWNVLPESVELEGTLRTHRTEVQQNVKARVGEIAAGFASAFSAQIDITWYAGPTALVNDERWADFATSVAREAGYETRHAELHMGGEDFAVYLQQIPGAFVSIGSNSPYGLHHPAFNPDEALIEPAARYFAQLAEKALQHV; from the coding sequence ATGAGTTTTGGCGAACAGCTGATTGCCTGGCGCCGGGAACTGCACCAGAACCCGGAGCTGTCCGGGCAGGAAGTCGAAACCACCGCGCGCCTGCGCCAGTGGCTGACGAAGGCCGGGATTACACCACAGCCTTACGATCTGTCTACCGGACTGGTGGCTGAAATCGGGACGGGCGACAGGCTGATTGCGCTGCGGGCAGATATCGACGCTCTGCCGATAGAGGAGCGCAGCGGCGTGCCGTTTAGCTCGCAGCGTGCAGGCGTGATGCACGCCTGCGGACACGATATCCACACCAGCGTGATCCTCGGCGCTGCGCTAAAGCTGAAAGAGCGGGAGGCCTCGCTTAATGGTCGGGTGCGGATCCTGTTTCAGCCTGCCGAAGAGAACTTTGGCGGCGCGAAGAGCATGGTGCGGGCCGGCGCCCTGCGTGACGTCAGCGCGATTTTCGGCATGCACAACGAGCCCGGCCTGCCGGTCGGTGAGTTCGCCACGCGCGGCGGGCCGTTTTATGCCAACGTCGACCGCTTTGTGATCCGCATTACCGGCAAGGGGGCGCACGCCGCACGTCCGCATGAAGGCAACGACGCCATCGTGCTGGCGAGCCAGCTGGTGACGGCGCTGCAAAGCGTCGCCAGCCGCAACGTCAATACGCTGGATTCGGTGGTGCTGAGCGTGACGCGTATTGCGGGCGGTAACACCTGGAACGTGCTGCCGGAAAGCGTCGAGCTGGAAGGCACGCTGCGCACCCACCGCACGGAGGTGCAGCAGAACGTGAAGGCCCGCGTGGGCGAAATCGCGGCGGGGTTTGCCAGCGCCTTTAGCGCGCAGATTGACATTACCTGGTATGCCGGGCCTACCGCGCTGGTGAACGACGAGCGCTGGGCCGACTTCGCGACCTCGGTCGCCCGGGAAGCCGGGTATGAAACCCGTCACGCCGAGCTGCACATGGGCGGGGAAGATTTCGCGGTCTACCTGCAGCAGATCCCGGGGGCGTTTGTCAGCATCGGCAGCAACAGCCCGTATGGTTTACATCATCCGGCCTTCAATCCGGATGAAGCCTTAATTGAGCCCGCTGCCCGCTATTTTGCACAGCTGGCGGAAAAAGCCCTGCAACACGTTTAA